The sequence caaattactactaaatactttaaaaaaaatcgtttctactattaaataatttttaaaagtagtttttttttgaaaattcgttttctattatcttattatatatatatatatatatatatatatatttaatcattatatatttaaacacatgtcacaatatgagaagaaaaattattatcaaataatcttttgcaattatcttttgattaggattttaaaaattgaaaattactattaaatcatatttataattactttttaataaaattcatttttgttaatatcttaatacatatatatttttaattatgagatagattAACACAGGTCACAATCTTGAAATATATAATTGTCATGTGTCACGATCaggttaattagcaactttgaagaaccaagctttatataataagaaagatatatatttttctaattaaagtacaactattttttattcttgttAAACAAATCtgattagttttatttattgcaTTAGTAAGTCTTTTTATCTGATTATATttccataattattttttataatttgagatttatttttttataagaaaaataaaaaaactaaagtgAAGATAAGTTACAAAGTTTCATAGATGAACGTTccctataaaaaaaattaaaattcataaatggatatcaatatttacaaaatatttaatagtAAATATTTTGTAGATTCTaagtaactttatatttttagatgcttaaaacataaattaaaaatatcccAAATAATTTTAACCATGAAAATACATAttggtttatgtatttttagtttatgtATATTAtgttgtataaaaatatttatctagtctgataaaaattagataaaaatttaaatcgaagttaaaaatttcacaaaaacaaattatgaaaaaaatgaataacCATCTCAATTGCAgcactaataaatattttttttttataattgcttTATAAAATTTCTTTccaattttaaattcatttgtacactatattcttAGTAGTAAATCTTAAAAATCACTCAATATTctcttttcaattataaaattaggAAATttacttgattaatatttatttatgttttcctGTCTTTCAATATTAATATTTGGTTATATGTttctgttttttaatataaaaatattttattaaatgatattttcagATAACCACACAGTTTATATATaggaatttttaatttttaatttatttttagattttggataattcttattatCATTAATTTAATCACTTATCTAatcagatttttttaatttgtttatattttgtggttaatatatttttttcattaatggtataaacgatattaatccCCCTAACTTTCAACGGGAGAGCTTCGTTCTGAATATCATTTCGccaataatagtataaatttcaAATCTAAACAACCATCTTTAAATTTACTACAACTAGCAAATGTACttaaaactataatattttgcttcttaatagtatagatatgttAAAATAAATTGAATACCAGTTTCATAGAAAAAGGTTaacaaatctaaaacaaaacaaacgaataaaataaaaatttctccGTTCAGCATGTCGTAGAACCAAATCCATGAATTCGCTTATACCATCTGCATATTCTTGTTTAAGTAAATTTGCTTTTGGATTTATACGAGATATATCCATCCACGAAGGAAAATAAGtagaaaaaaacatgttttgtgtttttttggtgaataaaataaaatagtattaatttatagataaatTTGGATCACTTCTTGATGGATTTTTATGAAGAAAACATTCATCGAAaattttgaacttttaaaaCGGCTGTATAACACTTTCGTCGGAAATACCCGACGGATGCTTGACGATCACTGTAGAATCTTGACAATATTCAAATAGTTAATAAAACGTTCTTCTCACAATTTCTATCATATACAATTTGTAAGCAATATCAATCGTATAaattccaaaggaaggtttcgTACGTCAAACCGACAATTCTGCTTATCAGTAACTAGTcctgatatatattaaatgtcCAAGAGGGGATCCAAGTTGCTGTGCAGACCAAACCACTCCCTCCAACAGGCATCTCCTCCACACATCTCGCTGCTTGGATCATCTGGTCAATCTGGATTGCAAGGAAtcaaaaaatcttttaaaatcgAATCTTCTCGGGGCAAGACACACTACTCAAAGCTCTTACCAGCGCAAGGGAATGGCAAGAGGCTCAAAGCTACGACCTAAGAACACAATCCCGCCGCCCCACTCCGCAGATCGAAGGCCACTCTGATGCAATCATATGCAGATCTGACGCAGCCTGGCGATCTGGAATATCGACAGCCGGTTTAGCGTGGAGCTTCTACCGCGCAAATGGAGAGATTATTTTATCTCATAGTAAATCAACCTCTTTTGTGATTTCGTCTCTTTTGGCAGAGGGATTAGCACTGAGAGAAGCCATGGAACATGCATGGGCCCTAGGATTGATGAAAGTGATCTTCGAATCTGATTCTTCTCAACTGATGGCAGCAGTTGAAGGCGAATCAAATTTCTTCGATCTTCACGGAATCGTCTCCGATGTTATCTCCTTCGCAAACTCTATGGAGCTTGCTCGCTTTAATTTTCGTAGTCGCATTAACTTTGTATTGGAAGATGGCCTAGCCAAACAAGCGCTTGATGCGTATCTGTACCAACCACATTGATTTCGAGTTAATGAAATtttcttttgacaaaaaaaaagtaactagTCCTGATGATTACTGCCCCGCGTAACATATAATTCATTTTCACAAACGTAAGTATCTAGAAGCTGCAGGCATAAGCAaccatttaaaacaaaaaaaaaactattgagtTGCTCTACTTTTTATCTTTCGACTTTCGAGCATATCTAGTCTGAAACAATGGGGATTTGGGCCTATCCTACAGGAAGTCAGGAACCTGTATATTGTtcgaagcaaaaaaaaagaagtgaagAGATCGATTTAATCTGTACAAGATTATTCCTTAAAACTTCTTTGTTCGACATCTTGTTGGCATATATGATACATCGAAGAACAATTAGACTACTGATATATCAGTATTTTTTCTAGCTATAACATATGTTTTGGGATTTTATCGGatcaaattatgttttatagtCTTTAAGAGTCTTTGGTGTTTTTGTGTTTTgcatttgaaaataatatttgtgaGCAAATTTTTTAACCAACGAGAGCTGATGTTATTGTCTTTTGTGAACCTATCGAAAACTCAAGGTAAAAGACTCTAGAGAGGGCGGAAAGTTTATTCTTCCGTAGGCGTAACATAAGGTAAAAGACAAAACATGTTATGACACATAAACAAGAAAATGTACATCATAGAGTCGTGGGTATAAGTTGTAATAAAGTTACATGTAGACTAACGACATCTTGCTAGAATATAACCTAATGAATTCTAGCTAAAATAGAATATACAAAAAAGTTTTGTTTGCGTTATATACCTATGATAGATCTATGTATAATACTTAATATCCGATTTCTAGATTAAGTAGATGGccataataaaatattctatcccgagttatgatataaaataaaatatgattccaCTATTAAGaatattaaacatataaatagtcatatttatgtttataatagttatcataatttttatattttaaaattttagtttactATTTTTTCCATTACAGGAGAGTAAAATATGTCCAAAATgactaaaaatatcaaaagtctTAAAAGGACAAACAAAAGTTGAGAGTGtctatttttctaaattttcctAATTATTTTATGGTTACCTTTAGAAAAACAATACCAGTATTCCGTCTTATCTTTACTTTATTCTCATAGATTTGTTGTGTAATCTAGTttttgtggattcgatcccttcTATTATACGACATGGTGATTAAAGGGTTATAACTCTTGAGCTATCAACAACAGATTAAAGCAAGTTAATATAAAACTAGAGAATTAAAGAGTTTAGAAAAGCAAAAGTCTCGAACAcaaatcttattttttctttgaaacTCATTTTGAAATTCGTGCATAAGTGTGTGAAAGATACAACGAATatgataagaaaatattttgatacAACTTTTGCATCCCACTGCTTATACACACAAATGTGCTCCTTTGAATTATTCCCATGGACTATTTGATCTTCCTTTatatgttagttttttttataacactGAATATTATTAAGCCTTTACGGCAATGATCAAAACAAGGTATCACCACCAAGGGgggaataaaaaataaaaccaaaacacaAAACCATACCAGTAGGTAGGTGAAGTTTAAACAAGAAAAATGGTTGTCACAAAGACACAACACCTTAAACAACCACTCACTACACAGGGGAAGTGAGACGGTGGTGTTACCATTTACGAAAGCGGAGCATCGTTCCTTGCTTCATACGCAATGAGTTCCTTCAACCAGTTAGGTCCTCCTAAAGCAATGTAGGATTGATATCTATGGTCAACGGTTACGCTAGTGGCAATTCTCTGTGCTAACACATTTCTTGTCTCTAGGACATGGTCCAAAGACCAGTGTTGAAACCGTTGTACCAAATCACAGATGTTTCCAACAATTTCCCTGGTTTCACTGCATGAGCTTGGAGATAGGAAGCAAGCCCTTGCGCGCTCACATGAAGATTCAAAGATGATCTTATCCTTACGCATGGAATTCATGCTCTCGATGGCCCAAAAGATAGCTAGGAGTTCCGCAAGTTCTGTAGACTGCACAGATGAAAAGGATCTCCTGCCATGCATTAGGACCTTTCCTCGGCTATTCCTTACAATCCAAGAAGCTCCACTCATACGGGACGTATCAGACCATGAGGCAGCTATGTTACACTTGACAATGTCATCAGCTGGTGCCTTCCAAGAAGGTGTGATAGTTCCTAGCGAGTTACTGGGGGTGGTTGCTCTAGCGTCAGGGTAGTTAAGTTCAAACCAAATGTTGGATCCAAGTTTTGCATGTTCCTCGTGCTGTAAATCCAAGTTTGATCCGGTTACCATAGAGTTTAAAGTCTAATCACCTATTTTCAACCCTGGCTGTACTAGAAAGTTTGAAACCAATGATCATGTACTTTCCCATCCCGAGAATGAATTATCAAGATGTGATGTGAGAAAAAAGGCAATACACATTTTAAAAGCTGATAAAATTAGGGTTTATTAACAAAATTAGAgatttatcttttctttctaCTGTCACACTCTGTTTAATTTTAACCGCAAAGGCTTCCTATATATACGTGTTTGCTCTCCATAACTCAACTCACTCAAACACCCCAAACACCAAACCCTAAAGGCTAAAACACACAAGATCATCATCACAATGAAGATCTCTTTTCTCATCACTATCCTCTTGGCGACAGTGGCCTGCACCCACGGACAAGAACCGGTGAAAGACACTGCCGGGAATTCTCTTGAGACAGGTCAGCAATACTTCATCCAGCCGATCAAGACCGGGAGCAAGAACGGAGGTGGTCTTGTTCCAGCCGCCATTAGACTCATTCCCCTTTGTCCACTTGGCATCAACCAAGCAGCCTTTACGTTCTTACCAGGCCTACCGGTTAGCTTCGAGTTTTCTGACTTCGTCCCAGAACCCATCGTTAAGACATCTACTGATGTAACCATCGAGTTCAAATCATGCAAGGAATTTTCCTTTATATGGGCAGTTGAATCCTCATCGGATTCCAATGAGCCAGCAATTATCCTCAGTGGTACCCCGGGGAGCCAAAATAGCCGGTTTAAGATAGAGAAAGCCGGAGAAAGAGCAGGAGAAAACACTTATAAGTTGACCAGCTTAGGCGGGACCGTTGGAAACGTCACGGGGATTTTTCTGGCACCACAACTAGTTCTCACCAATGATAATGCCAAGACCACATTCGTCAAATTCAACAAATATAATGAATCTATTACATCTGCTTCTCGTGTTGAGAAGTCAGGTCTAAGGATGTTCCCATTCTGATAGTCAAGATAATGTAATGTTAAGCCTAAGGCTCGTCCATGGCCAAAAATAAGGGGTTGAGAAAATACCCGCACGCATGTTTTTTTACTTTCCTCatgaatatataaaatgaaattatgttttataatgCTTTATGAGACGCACATaaaacttttagaaaaaaattttatgataatgttttttaagtttttattacaaaaatagtcatcaatgaagaaaatgaccaaaataagttttattaaaaagtaaagatGTATTTTTACCCTAgtgattattaaatatttattatttgagCGAATGTATTCAATCTAAATGACGGCAcaattcatttttcttttgtatgaAGTATTTAAACAACATTTACCATAAAATTCTAATTGCCCGTTCTCCTCAAGAATTTGCGGTCAACTTTTTCTTCTCTATTCTTGCGGTAGTATCCTTAAAAAAACTAATCATGTTTTGGCTTATGGTCTACTATACtctcaaaatgtttttttcacgGAAATAGAGATGTAAAACCTCACTGATTGGTTTATTTACTTTTACAAAAGAATTGGTGATGAGTTTGATAACAAGGAACTAATATCTTTCTTTCCGGCACTCCATTTAATTCTGAGTACACCCTCCCcacccacccccccccccccccaaatttataattattcagAAAAGAAAGCCTTCGAATAGGGTAAGGATAATTAGTCCAGCCAAGAAAATCAAATCTTATGTTACGAATAAAACACTGGATATAATCATCCATTTTACGAAAATTATGTGTTTCTTCTTGATTTTGACTGGAGCAATGAAGATCATAGTAGGGGACATGTACGTGTTTTTATAACTCTAAATCCTTGATGCCATATGTGTTAGGTTTTTCTTTCCAAAAAGAATAGGATCAGATATTATTTGTAAGTATTTATGCGCGTTGCTCTCTACTTCTCAATAACTCATTGAGACAAGTTTTACATCAatccctttcttcttcttattcttgtGGCTTTACGGTTACTTACATAACAATGGCTCTGGCTATAACGACACAGATATGTCTAAATCATTCATACGTTGGTTCCCCCATCCCTATCAGAAATATTGTCGTCATCCCATTAATTATTTGACCATCCTTTATATGTTTGTTAACATGATCAATTTTGCATGTTCCTCGTGctgaaaatcaaaatttgaattGATTAGAGCCCCTTATTTTCAACTCTCACTGCCAAAACCAACCCATCACGATTCACGACAATGATCCCAATGTGAAGTGAGGattaagaaaataacaaaaaaaaaaaacttgataaaGTTGATTAAATGTAAGGGTTTATTTAACACAAATAAAAGATTAATATTTTCTAGTTACTAAACGACGTTAGATTTAACCGCAGAGGCCAGCTCCCTTTCTACACTTGCGAAGAGAACGCATATTAGGAGGAATAACCTAATCTTCTGTCTCCTTTTATTCCCTTTTCAACAAAGATATATTGATTACATGATAGGGTAAACCAAGATCAACTACAATTTTATGTATTTCGTTATATGAACTAGGTGGATCATAGACCTTTCAAATTTCCCGAATTCTAATAATCTTATTATACTGATAAATAGATCATAGACCTTTCAATTTACGAGTTTTCGTTGTTTCGGGTTGTCGTAAAACCAACTTTCATGAATTCACTTATACTATTTGCATATTCATGTGCAAGTAAATTTGGACAAAATCATGACAGATTCCCAATAATAAAACGTTCATTAAGAATTTTAAAATGGCTATAACGACTATATTCCATCGGAAATTCCTGGATCCCTAACAAATACGGTAGAACTAGGTTAAGACcagcgccttgcgcggaatgaacattatatatatataaattatttatatattatatgtttatataatattatgaaataataaatatatattgaataattaaaaagtcattatcaactacttatataattaaattggtgcgaacatataaataaattttataaatcgaaaaaatattttttctatttgatatgatatataattaaatttaaatgataataacatatatatatagtatattttaatattaatatttattagatgatgatttttgctcatatttttttttatcatttgtatctgttatagcaaaaagtctaaattagtgataacaaaatttttactgtgggattaatggtttaagtaatttataatattttaaaaaattaagttgtcaatattttttcaaatttttttatcaaaaaaatgttcaaatatatttcaaaattaagatatttatgtatttttatatggcatatagtttaatttaaaatgatacgtatatttatatatcttttatttttgatacttattaaatgagactttcaacttatattattttttaattatttgtatcatgtcataacaaaagttttaaatgatagatcacaaaatttgaatgtgaaacttttaacagttttagtaatttatactcgtttttaaaaattcaaaatataatatataaataatttttttaatttttattatatggttactatgattgtttaatttattttaatagcttaaattaaacaaatataattataatacacacttatttttattaaatatttattattcaaaattattaattgtcatatatactttagccacattaagTAATTtcataatcttatttaaggaaataatgaagcatattaataatgtatttattgtagtttaattaaaagcttattatatatttagatggaccaacctatttctctaaagattctaagaatcattatagtgatgacacatggctacaaaaaaaaattacaatgcttctcaaataatatataggggatctTAAAAAAATCATCTGCTAATAGCTAATGAAACGTTCTTCTCACACTTTCTACCATATACCATTTGTAAGCATGGCTATATCCAACATATAATTTCCAAAGGAtggtttcatatttttttttggaagatgGCAGGAGACAATAGTCTCCTACTTTTTATTCAAATCCAAACTTCGTTACAAGACAATCTGTCTAGCTCTAGCAATCCCATTAATATCATCCGACAAGATGGAAGCAACGTACTCCGGAACAAACTCAAAATAATGTAAACCGTAAGATAAAGAAAAAGCATAGTTAGCTAATCCATCTGCTAGACAATTAGCCTCCTCATACACATGCGAAATTTTGACTAACCAGTCTCTTGATATGAAGCCATAGCACAAACATACTAGGAATGACAGGGGATGAGAATCCTGAATCCATGTCTTAAGAAAACCCACCACACTCTCGGAATCAACCTCCACTTCTAGCCGTCGGATCCCCTTATCCCATGCTATACAGAGGCCGTAATAAACACCCCATAACTCCGCCAATGGGGCTGAGCAAATACCAATATTGATCGCAAAGCCTCATCTCCACTCTCCATATTCATCACGCATAGCCCCACCTGCTGTAGCCAGTCCCGGATTTCCTTTAGAGGATCCATCAGTATTCAATTTGCACCATCCATTTCCCGGCTTACACCATGCGATCTGTCTCTCCACATGCCCACTAACGGTCGAGCGGGGCCGCAGTTTCTTATTTGCTAGTATCACCTCCTGAGTCTTATCTTTAACAAACTGCATCCTATCTCGACACTTCCCAGTTTCACCGAAGACATACCCACACCTCCATTTCTAACACCACCACACAGTCAACGCAAACATTGTGGGCCATTGATCTCTATTAGCCGACGTATAATTTGTGAGATTCTCATACAGCCATTCTAAAAGTGGTTGATTAGAGAACCGCTGTTATTTTCTTAGGTTCACAAGTCTTCTCCATAGTCCCTTTGCAGCAGGGCAATCTCGAAGGACATGAAGGATTGTCTCGTCTCCATTCTTGCACAGTTGGCACATTCCATTATCACTCAAGTGTCTACGCTTCTACTCCATGCTTGTCATGATAACTTGGTGCACAACcaaccataaaaaaaatctaactctTTCTGGTACTATGGCCCGCCAAACCCGACTGTAGAAAGCCTCCATATTTGGTCTTGGTGCCTCGTCTTTTGTCAAAAGTGCATACGCTGATTTCACAGAGAAGAGACCATTCTTACTTCCTCCCCACGACATCCTATCCCTAGCTCTTGTGACATCATCGATCATCACCGAAGCTTAACGTAATCGATTTTCCGTCGATATGTATGGTTCAATTTGTTGTGCTAACCAACCTAAAGGAAGGTTTCATATGTCAAACTGACAATTGTGCTTAGCAGTAAGTAGTCACGATGATTAGTGCCCAGCGTAATAATTCATTTTCACTATCGTAAGTATTTAAAAGCTGCAAGCATGCATAAGCaaccattcaaaaaaaaaaaaatagaaaattaccAAAACGGAATAAAAAATTTAGCTTCCTCGTACATTTggtataaaacattttttgtcttttttgtctttttttaccttttctattgttaaaacttaattaaataaatagttttatgaataaaaaaaataaatagataaaataccCATATACACAAAATGGTTTTTTGGGTTAAAAActtgttaaattaaaaaaattaagggaAATTtgccaaaacagaaaaaaaattcagcCTTTTATCCCTTTGGCATAAAaacatttttctcttttttacctttttcatttttaaaacataatgaaataaatagttttatgacaaaaaaatatacaaattaaagCAATTGATGAAACACCCATACACACAAACTAGTATTTTTTGGTTGAATaacttataaattaaatttaaaattatgttcTAAGAAAAGTAGATTTCATCATCTATGAAAAATGGGTTAGTAGAAATTCAATTCTAGATTAAATAAGTTCATCTACTTGTTTTAGACCGTACAATCaacatttaattaaattttttaatatgtggaATGCGAATTCTACCAATTGTAAAGATAACTATATTTTTTGTGAATGCAATTTCTACTTCTATGAAATATTCTAAAATTTCAAGAATGCAAAATCTAGATACAATTCACATGGCTCCATATGGTAGAATCTACTTATGTAATTTTTGTCTTGTTTCTACGCAGTGTATAAAGTacattctacggataagaatgGTCATGTTTATTTACCTATCGTGCGACCTGCGACTGGTCACATATCGACCAGTCGCAAATCGATTAGTTGCAGGTTGTTGTTCGTTTTGCTGTCGCGTAACATGTGACCTGCGATTAGTTGCAAGTTGTATGTCGCAAGTCGTTGTTCGTTTTGATGTCGTGCGACTGATCGATTTTGGTATAGGCGTCCGGGTTTTCGGATCGATTTTGGGTTGGTTCCTCTCAAGTTTAGATTTTTTAGGTCCTAAACATTTGGACCCAATAGATACTTGTAAATTTTCGATTTGGATTCAGATCGAATCGGTTCTACAATTAAAATACTTGTACAATATTCGTAATTTTCGGATCCGTATCGGGCTAACTGAAAAAAAACCTGAAATACCCAAACTCCATCAaaatttattctaaaatttttaaaaatagcataaaattaactattaataattaaataaaacatttttgaactctaaattttatattaaaaacttcATATTACTTGAAAAtgctataaaaataataacaaagattgttaacaaaaatatatttcaactaaatcataaaataaaaatatataaaatagaacacaaaaaattatagttttggatatTCTTATTTTTAAGTCGGATATCAATCAATTATTATCGGATCTGGTTTATTCGGATCGGTTCTTTTCGGTTCCAGTTCTTTTGGGTTTAAGAAATTTGGACCCAATAGTTACTTATAAATTTTCAGTTTAGTTTCGGATCGGATATTTTGGGTGGTTTCCGGTCGGGTACCTTTAAAGTCCAAATTAACAGCAAACCTCTGTTTCTCTCGGTCTCTGTCTCTGTCTCTGCTTCTTCTCCAATCTCGATTGATGTTTGTTTAGGTATGTCTCAGATTCTTACCATTTTTTTACTTCCTCTGTCTCGGTCCTCGTACTACTCTTTAGTCTCTGTTTTCTGCCTTGCCTGTTTTTGTCTCGTTGTCTCTCTTCGGTAACTATGCACACCAGCTATTCGATTAAACGCCGCTAACAAAACCCACTTCGATTTCGTAatcatattctaaaagaataatAGATCTATAGAGAAATTCAACCAAACCCAgtttgttttcttaaaaaaagaactgttttattttttaattcaaagCTTGTgtgataaatacatataaagaaATTGTTTTGAAAAATACAAGCTGCAAACTTTCTCATGTTCTTTACATCATCAAACCTTCTATTACCatcaaaaattaatttacaTGAAAATAATGGTTTAACATATGCATttgacaagaaaacaaaaaaaatcaagtgtatatttacttcaTGCAAGTATGTGTGATGAAAGTATAAAAAAGGCACACAAGTTACATCGTCTCTTCTTTGGCTTCTTCTTTGCTTACATCGTTAAGCCAGTCCACAACTTGTTGGATGCTTGGTCTTCTCATAGGGTTCTGGTTCACACACATGCAGGCTATATCAAGAACACGTATCATCTCTCTTTCATCACCACCCTTCTCTCTCAGCAACGGATCAAAGACCTCCTCAAGTGTCCCATCCTTCCTCATTTGATGCACCCACGCCACTATCTCTCTCGACACCTTTGGTTTAAAAACCTCCATTGGTCTTTTCCCTGTTAAAAGCTCGAGCATGACCACGCCGAAACTGTACACGTCACCTCTCAAGGTAGCCACCCACGCTTGTCCATACTCTGGAGGAATGTAGCCCAGTGTGCCCACAAGCTCAGTTGTGACGTGTGTCCGGTACGGAAG comes from Brassica rapa cultivar Chiifu-401-42 chromosome A02, CAAS_Brap_v3.01, whole genome shotgun sequence and encodes:
- the LOC103852771 gene encoding kunitz trypsin inhibitor 2, translating into MKISFLITILLATVACTHGQEPVKDTAGNSLETGQQYFIQPIKTGSKNGGGLVPAAIRLIPLCPLGINQAAFTFLPGLPVSFEFSDFVPEPIVKTSTDVTIEFKSCKEFSFIWAVESSSDSNEPAIILSGTPGSQNSRFKIEKAGERAGENTYKLTSLGGTVGNVTGIFLAPQLVLTNDNAKTTFVKFNKYNESITSASRVEKSGLRMFPF
- the LOC103853377 gene encoding uncharacterized protein LOC103853377, producing MVTGSNLDLQHEEHAKLGSNIWFELNYPDARATTPSNSLGTITPSWKAPADDIVKCNIAASWSDTSRMSGASWIVRNSRGKVLMHGRRSFSSVQSTELAELLAIFWAIESMNSMRKDKIIFESSCERARACFLSPSSCSETREIVGNICDLVQRFQHWSLDHVLETRNVLAQRIATSVTVDHRYQSYIALGGPNWLKELIAYEARNDAPLS